The window GCAAACGAAGAGGAAAGCGAACAGCATTGTACACGAAAGAAGTTGGGAAAGTTGACATTCATCCAGGTTCGGTCAATGCTGGCGTTCACCTTTTCCCTCTTCCATACATGGTTTACAGCGAAAGGGTTAAAACCAGCAGTATATACATTAGAGACTGCACTAACATATCTGATTATGCTCTGCTGATGTTCGGTGGGAACCTCATTCCGAGCAATAGTGGAGATGGCATTGAAATGCTTGGCGGATATCTTCAATTTTCTGCATCGGAGACTGTATTAGACTTGATACGGGTACATTTTTTTTGCAAACTATCCTCACTTTGTGTTTGTTCCGCATTCAATGCAACTGAAACCAAACTTGTAGAATCGCTTTTGAAAATAAATTAGTGGGACGAAAAAGCTGATGAGTTGTTTACATGGTTTTGAAATTGCAGAAACTGCGTGGGGAGCTTGACAAACTTCTAAGAAGGAAGATCGAGGAGCCTGGCTTTGACATTGTAGTCGAGGGAAAGGGCGTAGTTGCGGCTGTAATCGAGTTATTACAAAGTCAAAATGTGCGGTACAGGTGACTTGATTTTTCTGTCGTCCTTTCACTTCTGATTACTAGCACTGGATAATCACAATGAGAATGGTGTTGTAGGTATGGAACTTTGAGCTTTATACGTACACTTAATTTACAAGACAAAAGTCACGGGAAGTATTTTGGAAGAGCTTCGCTTATTTTAAAGTGAGTAAGAAGCAAAAATATGaagtatttaaaataaaaatctgaAACTAATACAAGCtctttttttccaattttatttttagtaaaatgataataatatattttaatctaTATAACATTTATCTTTTTTAATTATCTAATTTTTTGTATTCATATCAgtgtttatataattattacattttgaatattttttattaaaatttatttttttgtaacaTGATTAAATGGAAATATATATAagattatataaattaaaaaaaatttgtataaatgttcaaaatatataaaaaaaaattatgaaaatgaacattatataaaaattcattatatattttttaaaaattaatggttaaaaaaatatgattgaaTTTTGTGAATTTCATTTGAAAATCGTAAAAATTAATACATGaataaaatttaacattttaaacaaggtaaaaatttgtgtgagatggtaTCACGAGTCTTTTTTTGttagacagatatcttatttgagtcatcaatgaaaaaatattattttttatgtgaagagtattactttttattgtgaatatcggtgggGTTAGAcctgtctcatagataaagattcgtgaaaccgtctcacaagagacctactctttaaacaatttccaaaaatatttataaaaattgagaTTAATTGTTGAATATGATACATTTTTTAAAGATACAAATGTcaaattgtaattttaaactattgacaaaaaaaaaaacagaagtagaaaaaaatatctcaaatttgcTTATTGCTTTTGagtaaaaatcatataaattGAAGCAGAAGATATTCACAAACACAAAAAACGCTTCCAGCCTCGAAAAAaaccaataaatattttttagaaaatctcTCAAACACTCTTTTAATCTTGGCATTTCTTCCCTCCATTATACATTAAATTTAAGGAATCATGTTTTTTTTATCCTTTTTTCTTTTGGGTCATGTTCGGGATTCTCTGATAAAATTAGTCGAGTGAGTTGCGGTTGGACATTACGATCATTTAACTACAATCTTGAGTCTAAGGTTGTTATTTATAGTTTTCTCGATGGACTTGGAGCATGCCAATCTTtcattgaaattaaaataatttaattaggttTTTTTTTAAGTATTTAATTATGGATTTTTCAATTATGTGATTACAAAaccattatttatttaagtttaatgtacgtaaaaaattaaaataattcactCCTCACATTAAGAAAGTACGGTTCTAGAAAAGTTCTTACTTCCAAACCATTGGATTATACAgatcttttatattttataagtAATAGATTtcgatattgagattatttAAGGTTGTGTTTGAATTCGGGTTTTTGATTTGGACGAAAGAGAGTTTGATTTGAGAATGATGCGAcgtgtgaattttaaatgatattctTCTTGTATGTATTTAAAAGACATCAAAAATACAATTGAAATTGTATAATTTGATATatcaataaatttgaaattcacttcaaatttaaaaatccaaaaaaaaaaaaagaatttgaaATAAACGATTTTTGAAATTCAGCATCTCAAATCTAACAATCtaagaataaaataaaaagaaaatcatCCAAAAAATATATCGAATGAATGAATATATAGGGAATAGTGGTgttcttttaattttatattttgtgcACATGTCAATTGTAATAAACATTTTTCTCTTAGCTCATACATTTTGATCTCTCTCCAAATACTGGGCACATTTTATTGGGCCATTATTGTTTTGGGCCCAAAAACTTTAATCTAGGGCAGTTTTATTGGGCCAAATGCTTAATCGGGGCACTGTGGCAACCATGAGAAATCTGAACCTTTGTGACCTAAGAATGGTAATCAGAATGAATTCTGGGGAGAAAATTAAAATTGGAGGTTTGCCTCCCCAATTTAATCTCTATCATTGTTTTCTACTTTAGGCTATTATATCTAATCTCTTGTTGAGGTATAGTTGTTGAATCAGTTGCTTACATGCTTTCCGTTCTGAAATAAATGCTGAAACTTGGAACTATTTTTTCCGATTTCGGCATTGTATAATTACTTGTTTATCTTGGTTCAGCTGTTTTTtgctattttttttctttctcggGCTGTTGAAATTTCAGTGCCTTAATTTATAATTTCCCGTTCGCATACGTATGAACTTTTTAACTCTTTAGGCGTCCCTGATTTGGAAATAGATTTTTCAGAAAATGCAGGAGCGTGTTCGGAATATGGGTTTCACTGTCACCTGTGCCATTCGGATCAATTGGTTAAGTTGTAGTGTACTTTGTTTCATTCTTATTATTTATCCACTTAACTTTTTAAGTTTGAATGTATTTTGCTTCATTCTACGTATTTATTCACTTGACTTCTCACGAGCAAGCTGGTGCACTTTTAAGGGACTCGTTTATCTTTCTTACTAAGCTTGGAATCATGGTTTTGGGTGTggtatgctgctaaattttttatatttttcccAAATCATGGACTTTTTCGACCATTCTTACAGTATTTTCACTTCTCTGTCTTTTGTGCATGCTAGTTCAGGATTTTGAGAAGTATCGGGTTGTGCGATGTAGCATAGTTCTACATTATGTATGTAGCACACGGTGCAtctgaatattttgaaatacctCACATACCTTATAAAGATTATATGTCTGTCATGTGACATCAACTCAACATGCCTCAGTTAGAAAATAAAGTCAATGGACTTAGAAAATGGAAAGAAATAATATGTATCTCTGAATCTGAGCCGGCCATTGTCAACCAATCCTTGAAAAATCGACTGATATCTGTTTTTTCTTTTCGTTTGGCATGCTTTTGATTGGTGCCAACAATTCTGGACTATGAGTCATCCGTTTGGTGAAATTTCCTCTTTGTTGAACCGAAAGAGAACTATTACTTCTTATTTTTATATGAACATGTTGGTTTTAGAACCTTAGGATCCATTGATCCATTCCTGCACTTAAGCTACACTATGCAAtatacatggtttatacctaTGCACCAATGGGTGATATTTTTATGTGCTGATTCTCTCTCTTTTATCTTCAGGTGCTACAATACTAAAAAGTTATAGTAGCTATCACTATACAAGTGGTTGATGGAACTAGCAGTGAGTTTTCTAAgtccttttttttttaccatGAACAATTATGGTTTACATGACTGAAAATAATGAGCTGCTTTGATTAACAACAGTCTATTTAGTTGGTAAAGCAACAGCCTTTTATCGTTTTTATCAGTAGATATGTGGACTTGTTTTATGTTTTATGCCTGTAATTGAACATGCATTCATTGGGAAATCATTGACACTATTTctgtggtattttttttatcatcttAGGATAATGAATCGAAAACTCCAATCAAGATTGGTGACAGATCCACCAGTGATGTTGTCGTAAGGATAAGAACACAAGAAGGACGTGATGATTGGATTTACTCTCATTCAGAAATTCTTATTAGCAAAAGCAAGTATTTTGCTGATCGGCTGTCTGATGATTGGCCAACATGCCAGATTCTTGACTCACGTAATTGTGTTGAGGTTAATTGTGAAGAATGCGACTTCGATTATCACATTACTGTTCTCCGACTCTTCTATATCACTTCAGATATGTTGGTAACGGACTTGTGTGGCGTAAAAAATGCACTTGGCACGCTTCGTGTGGCTGTCGAGCTTGGTTGCCCCCAAATTGTTTCAACCTGTGTGGGCTATTTGGAAGCTGTTCCGTGGGAGGAATCTGAGGAAGAAGAAATTCTAAAAATCATACCAGGCATGGGGTCACAAGCAGAACCAATACTTGCTCGTCTCCAGCCAGTCAATCCTTCGGCTGTGGTGAAGATCTTTCTGTCAGCCATTCGATTTGCGACATCATCACCTCCATCTTTGATGAATGATCTGAAAACTTCAGCTCAGGAGCAGCTTGAATACATGCTAACTGAGGACGATGATGCACCTTTATTAACAGCTGATGATGTGATTAAATTTGAAGCCAGCCAATGTGTCCACAGACTTTTATCAAGATTTGTGGATCTTGTCAAGTCTTTGGTATGTGATTTCCAAGAATTAGTTCCCGAACCAAGACAAATGGAATTATTCCTGTCATATTTAACCGATTTGTTATGGGCTTCTCAAATATCTGCAAAATTGGAAATTTCAAGAGAATTTATTCATATGTGGGTGGATACATCGGCAAATATAGTGAAAATTTCAGAGCAATCGTGTCCCATAGATGAACTAAATGGAATAAAGGTGAAAGCCCTTGAAGTGACTACTAAAGTGTTTGAAGCAATAGCTTATGGAACCGTAGTTTTGCCTCCCCTAAAACGCCTTCAAATGGTTATAATCTGGCTTCCATACATAAGGATGATGAAGCCTTTGACCGATTCTTTTTCTTCTGACGAAGACAATAATTTGTTGGTGAAATTTGATTGCGAGCTTTGGCAATCTTTGGAGTCATCATTGGTGTCTATAATCTTAACGTTGCCCTCTGGTGACCAAGctgaaattttgagagaatggTTAGACAGTAAGGAAATTCGGTATCCAGACTTGACTGAGGCATTTGAAGTGTGGTGTTACCGGTCGAAAGTTTCAAGGAGAAGACTAGCTTTGTTAGATGGAAGCCATCAAAGTACCAGTCAAGTATGATTTCTTCACTTTTATTTAATCGTTTTTCGGTTAGATTTCCATGTCCCAACTTATGGTTAGAATGTGGAATGCTGTTGTACATCACAAGATTCGTGCATCAGGCTTAGTCTGAAAATATGAATTACTAGTTAAAACTCATATAGACATGCCATTCCGTGTAATTATTTTGAGTGTCATACCAGCAATATCTGTTACTGAGAATTTTGTGCTGTAGGAATACTTTTTCTTGTCCGTTTTATtcacttgtttaatatttatttaatattttttacttgTGAATGTTAACGTAAGATTGGGACTAGTTTTGCAGTTGCTCTAATTTTCCATCGTTTTTTTAATCTCTGATTTATTTATCAACCAAAGCAAGTCAATGCAAAGCTTCAACAATATTGGTAAGACAGTATAGTCGTAAAAGATAATGTAAGAAACAATTTGAGGCCAATAAATAGCTGTAGAAGACTGGACCGAATCAGATTCAACtctcaaaatatataaaatagacAGTATGCATGAAACAGAAAATGTGAACTAATGGCTAGTGGTATATTagtgcaataattgtttcaAGAAGAGATATAGGACAATGTCCTTGTCACTTGCATCATCTTGAACGTATAAAACCATAACAAATTCAAGGATAAGGGTCTTAATTAGCCATCGGATGTGATCGGCTTTACTAATGTTTTCTCTTTTTTCGTTATTTTTTTACTTGTTAGGTCCATAACATCAACCATCATAGCTTGAGTAGGTTGGATAGGGATGCAACACCATCGAGTTCAGATGGCATGTTATTACATATTGATTTAAAAACAAATCTAGTAGTCAAAATTTGATCACAAACTTGAATCTAATTCAACttcaaaattaactcaagaggAAGGATTACGGAAGTCTATATACAACtcttcaaaattttaattaagtcGACTTGAGATTTGAGCCTATTTTCATCCTAAAAGCTAGCTCAAAGGAGATGACTATTCAAGTTCATATATACAATTTTTAAGAACTTAAACCAGCTGATGTGAGACATCTAATATATCCCTCTCACTTCCA is drawn from Primulina eburnea isolate SZY01 chromosome 10, ASM2296580v1, whole genome shotgun sequence and contains these coding sequences:
- the LOC140842635 gene encoding BTB/POZ domain-containing protein At3g05675 isoform X2; translation: MELAIGDRSTSDVVVRIRTQEGRDDWIYSHSEILISKSKYFADRLSDDWPTCQILDSRNCVEVNCEECDFDYHITVLRLFYITSDMLVTDLCGVKNALGTLRVAVELGCPQIVSTCVGYLEAVPWEESEEEEILKIIPGMGSQAEPILARLQPVNPSAVVKIFLSAIRFATSSPPSLMNDLKTSAQEQLEYMLTEDDDAPLLTADDVIKFEASQCVHRLLSRFVDLVKSLVCDFQELVPEPRQMELFLSYLTDLLWASQISAKLEISREFIHMWVDTSANIVKISEQSCPIDELNGIKVKALEVTTKVFEAIAYGTVVLPPLKRLQMVIIWLPYIRMMKPLTDSFSSDEDNNLLVKFDCELWQSLESSLVSIILTLPSGDQAEILREWLDSKEIRYPDLTEAFEVWCYRSKVSRRRLALLDGSHQSTSQV
- the LOC140842635 gene encoding BTB/POZ domain-containing protein At3g05675 isoform X1; the protein is MELADNESKTPIKIGDRSTSDVVVRIRTQEGRDDWIYSHSEILISKSKYFADRLSDDWPTCQILDSRNCVEVNCEECDFDYHITVLRLFYITSDMLVTDLCGVKNALGTLRVAVELGCPQIVSTCVGYLEAVPWEESEEEEILKIIPGMGSQAEPILARLQPVNPSAVVKIFLSAIRFATSSPPSLMNDLKTSAQEQLEYMLTEDDDAPLLTADDVIKFEASQCVHRLLSRFVDLVKSLVCDFQELVPEPRQMELFLSYLTDLLWASQISAKLEISREFIHMWVDTSANIVKISEQSCPIDELNGIKVKALEVTTKVFEAIAYGTVVLPPLKRLQMVIIWLPYIRMMKPLTDSFSSDEDNNLLVKFDCELWQSLESSLVSIILTLPSGDQAEILREWLDSKEIRYPDLTEAFEVWCYRSKVSRRRLALLDGSHQSTSQV